The DNA sequence CCACCCACGCGCGCGCTAATGCGCCGCCGGGGAGATGCAGCGTGGTGTCGGTGTACGTGATGGTCACATCCTTGCGTTGCGCCTTGGTGGAATCGGCGGCTCTTTGATCGGCCACTAACTTGGCTTCGGCAAACTTCGTGGTGTCGAAGTGCGCGGCCGCCATCGCTACGCGCGCGAGTCGTCGTGCTTCGTCGGCCGTCACCGAGTCGCGCCAAGCGGCGTCGGGCAGGATGTGGCGAATGTCCATCACACGCCCATCGGGCCAGACGCGCACGCGCCACTCTTCGGCGCGCGTCTCATTCTCGCCGTGAATGTGCACGTAGCGCACCACCCACCAGGCGGCGGGATGGTATGTGATGGCGAGTTGCGTCGCGAGCGACTCGGCGCGTTGTGCTTTTAAGAAACGCGGCCACGTGTCCATGGTGTCTTCGGCCACGCGTGAGAGATGCGTCCACCCTGCTACGGGCACGCCGCGCAGCGCGAGCGCGGAATCCGCGACGTGCTCTGCTACGGCACGCGTGGTGGTGAGCGCGGGCCCGCGCACTGGCCGCTTGGGCGCGGCCACGCTCAATGCGAGCCCCAGCACGCCCAGAGAGAGCGCCCAAGTGCGCGCACGCGGGGTGATGGCGCGCAATGCGATAATGGACGTCGGCTGTTCCATCTCGGCTTCGGGTTCGGCGCGCCACGCACCAAAGCTGTCCGCTTCTGTTACATCGGTGAGGCCGCGCTGCTGCCACACTTTCCACGCCACAACAAGTGCTGGCGCGAGCAAGCCGAGCACCGCAACTGCCGCGGTCACGCGATACGACGGCGCCGACCCCGCTGCGGCAAACAAACTGAAGAGCAAAAAGTCAAAGAGAAAATGCCCAATCATTGTGGTGAGCGGACCAAACACAATCACGATCACTGCCCAGAGCGACGACTCGAGCAGCAACTCCACGCCACGCGAGTAGGCAGGCCACGAGGTGTAGGTAGCGTGCGCAAAGCCAAAGACCAGCGCCGTTCCGACGACGCCCGCTGCCATCCACCGCATGCGGTGCTCACGGTCGCGCGCCCAAATGGCGAGCAGCGAAAGCGGCAATACGCGGAACATCGCTTCTTCCCAGATGCCCGCCTGCAACGAGTTCGCGAGCCCAGCGAGCCAGGGCAACTGCGTGGCAATCTGATTGGGATCGTCGAGCATCTCGGTGGGCGTCCACCAGCCGAAATATTTGCGCGTGACAATGTAGAACACCGACACGTACAGCACGCCGAAGGTGGCAAAGGCGTAGCCGCCGAGCACGCGCCCAGCCACCTGCCGCGTGCCGCGCGCCTGCCACCAGCGCCACCAGTCGAGTTGTGCGGGGTCGGCGCGCCGCGTGGCGGCCTCGGCAGCGGCGAGGGTGAGTCCAATCAGCAGGGTCACAAAAACGCCGCTCGCCACGGCGCCGACGAGCGCCATTGCCATAAAGGTCATAGGCGAAGTGGCGGTGTCGTAGTCGAACCAACTCGACGGGAGTTCGTTGAGCGCCGCGCCCGTCATCAACACGCCGACGACGGCGCCCACCATCAACGCGGGACGCCACCGCACGCCGCCGTCGCGCGCAAAACGGCGCAAGGCAAACACGGCGGCGAGTGCGAGGAGTAGCTGTCCAATACTAGAGTATGTGGCAAAGAGATTATTCGATGCGCGCATTTCTGCATAGCGACGCTCGAACTTCTCAGGGATTTCGACGAAGCGGGAGGCAACCACTGGCGTGTTGCCACCAATCACAATCTTCAGGCGCAGGGGCGCGCCGAGCACGCGACGGTCCGTGCGCTCAAAGGTGAAGGTGCGGTCTACACGGCCGCTGACGGGCTTGGCTTCGTAGCTTGAGGAGGCCAATCGCCAGCGGTCGGCGCGTTCGCCGAGCCAGCGGTCGCGCACGGTTTCGGCAAGGCGCTGCGCGGAGTCTGGCTCGAGGGCGGGGAGTGTGTCGGCGTCGGCGAGTTTGCGGTAGAAGCCAATCACGCGTCCGTCGGGCGCCATCGTGATGCGTGTTTCGTGCGCGTCGCCAGCCGTGAAGCGGCGCACCGTCCAGGTGTAGAGCGCGTGATCGGTGCCACGCGAGAGGGCGCGCACGGTGTCGGCGCCGCCGGTGAAGTCGAGAAAGACCTGCAGTGCGTTGTCGCCGCCGAATCGCGTGGCTACGCGTTCACCCGTGCGCGGGAGCCCGTGCGCTACGGCAAACGAATCGGCGCGCTGTTCGGCGAGAGGGCCGGTCAGGCGCTGATCGAGCGCGAGAATCGGGAAAGAGCGCGGAAAGAGTGCGGCGCCGCCGGC is a window from the Gemmatimonadota bacterium genome containing:
- a CDS encoding CPBP family intramembrane metalloprotease, with the protein product MPTFFTTRRTAWLLAAVFVACGAGGAALFPRSFPILALDQRLTGPLAEQRADSFAVAHGLPRTGERVATRFGGDNALQVFLDFTGGADTVRALSRGTDHALYTWTVRRFTAGDAHETRITMAPDGRVIGFYRKLADADTLPALEPDSAQRLAETVRDRWLGERADRWRLASSSYEAKPVSGRVDRTFTFERTDRRVLGAPLRLKIVIGGNTPVVASRFVEIPEKFERRYAEMRASNNLFATYSSIGQLLLALAAVFALRRFARDGGVRWRPALMVGAVVGVLMTGAALNELPSSWFDYDTATSPMTFMAMALVGAVASGVFVTLLIGLTLAAAEAATRRADPAQLDWWRWWQARGTRQVAGRVLGGYAFATFGVLYVSVFYIVTRKYFGWWTPTEMLDDPNQIATQLPWLAGLANSLQAGIWEEAMFRVLPLSLLAIWARDREHRMRWMAAGVVGTALVFGFAHATYTSWPAYSRGVELLLESSLWAVIVIVFGPLTTMIGHFLFDFLLFSLFAAAGSAPSYRVTAAVAVLGLLAPALVVAWKVWQQRGLTDVTEADSFGAWRAEPEAEMEQPTSIIALRAITPRARTWALSLGVLGLALSVAAPKRPVRGPALTTTRAVAEHVADSALALRGVPVAGWTHLSRVAEDTMDTWPRFLKAQRAESLATQLAITYHPAAWWVVRYVHIHGENETRAEEWRVRVWPDGRVMDIRHILPDAAWRDSVTADEARRLARVAMAAAHFDTTKFAEAKLVADQRAADSTKAQRKDVTITYTDTTLHLPGGALARAWVAVAGNEVTLVRRGIELPESFVRADRKRRSTIMAVGAGVGVLMFGFIVGGAVYVRGRRKNLIEDRPATRPRIWIALSVLAVLQLATSINGLPATLAGYDTAERWRSFVSTTGLSTVMSLALVAFLAGVWTAFDGLRRRVGIPFFARGSNAWSTTLIAGLGLAGARATFAGVMPWISTARIPDAPVEGVLLGNAIPALALPLSVPATILMSVAVSAIIAFVFLLITQSNAKRVGLLLAFGALGGAFSLTTDGGGNLTHPALAAGVAVLAIIGFFMALRAFALTSAMAWMVSAILGIAYEGTRQVMAPGVTELRLSGALGLVVSALLLLAARRLVEQESQGGAP